The DNA sequence AAGCTCGAATTTAAGACTTTACAGGCACAACGAATGTGATTCAACATGAGATAATCTTCCTATTGAGACAGGTAGAAAATCAATTTTTGGTTCTTATTTGCTACTTAAATATATAAGTATCGATACTATGCAACTCGCTAGAGATATTTTAAACTACAGCGTTGTGGAAAATTGGTAAAAGTTTTAATATTGCTGATAAGCACTTGGTACGAACGAGAGAGATCTTTTCCTATTGGTACGCTGCATGCCCTAACGTCAGCTTATACACCATTACGCATAGTGATCGAAATCCCATAAATGTGTTTTCTACCGGGTACGTAAGAATAAGTTGAATGTAAGTAGATACTCACTACGAGGCCGCATTCGCGAGGAGTTCCAGAATGGCCGCCACGACTACGTCCTGGGGCCAGGCGCTCACGGCACCCCAGCGCGGCTTCCTCCCCGTCGCGCGCGAACCGCTGCTGTTCCACGCTGGACAGGCCTACCGTGGCTGAAGGTCAGGCCCTGCTGGCCAGCCTGCTGCTCCACGAGGCGAAGACCAACAGCTACAAGTTCGCCCTGATCCACGCCCTGAACGACTTGGCCCTGGAGTATCTGCTGGAGGCGACGGGGAACGTGGCGGTGCCTCTGCGCCGGGTGGCGCAACGGTGGCTGGTGTTCTCCAGGGGCCTTGTCGGCGGCTCGCCCGTGTACCAGGGTGCCAGGGCACAGCGGGACGGCACAGTACGGCAAGACGTCAGCTTTCGCGCCGAACTGACCCGGCTGCGTGAAGCGTGGGACGCGCTGCCCTACACCCGGCCGGACGCGGCGGGAGGCGTCCTGCCTGCTGGCGGCTGACCGGGCAGAAAGGGAGCAGCTTCCCGCTGGCCTGCAGGTCCAGACGGCGCAGACGCTGACCGCCATCTCCCATGCGGTATGCCGGCGGTGGCGGTCAGCACCGAATCTTCGGTCCACTTGCGCCAGCGGCCACCCTCAGGGGCGTGCCCCTGCCGTGAACACAGCCGGACGAGACCGCGTTCCTGGTTCCCGCTTCCTTATGGCGGACGCTGCAGGACATGTCCCTGTGGGTCGAGGCGCTGTGCATGCACGAATGGAGCCTGTTCGTCGAGCGTGCATCGCGCGACGCTCCTGTCCTCCGGGGAGACATCTCCGCGCGCCTGAGTGCTTCACCGGAGACCCGCACGCCCCTCACCTGGGAACGCCATCAGATCCGGCTCCTGATGCTGGAGGGGCAGTCCTTCGCCTACCGGAGGCTTTTGATCTCGGCCACATCATCCCGGTCTCGGTGCACCCGGTTTAGGAGCTGTTGAACCTGGTGCCCAGCGACCCCGCGCACAACATGCACGTCATGCGCGCACGCATTCCAGAGCAGGCGCGGTTCAGCGAAGCTGCGCCGAGACTGACCGAGATTTACGCTGCCTACGGGCGCTGGCCTGCCACTCAGCCTGTACTTGCCATTGATGTCGCCCACCGCTTTGGCCCTGTCCCCCCTTGGGCTGACCCAGGCAATCACCCGGCTGAGCGAGGCCGTAGCGCAGTCCCGGAATGTGCCCCGGTACTGAGGCCGAGGCGCTTGAGTCCAAGCAGGTCTTCGCGTAAGGGAGGGGGCCTGCTGCCGCTTCGCCTCTCAACTCCAGGGCAGCTCCGCCCTGGTTCCCGACGTGTCCGGGTGGAGGACCCACACACTGCAATTTGCCCTGACAGGGCCGCCCTGCTCTGGGATACAGGTCAGGCAAGCCGTACCAGGATGCGTAAGATGGTGCATGCTCCAGCTGGTGCGGCAGCGGGAACGCACGGCTGACCGGCAGATCCACCGCTGTGAGAAGCGTACCCCTGACGAACCGTCCCCACGACTGCAGGGAACCCGCTGGTGGCCAGGACCTCTGGCGGGGCACAGCGGTCCCCTGGGGAAAACGCCTTAACTGCCGGGGGGGGCTGCGTCACATTCCCTGCTCACGCCCCATCAGCTGCCTCGGGTAACCATAGGGGGATGCAACGCTTTCTTCTCCTTGCTGCCCTGCTGACGGGCGCCGCCAGCGCCACCGACCTGCGCATCTACCCGAGCTTCACGGAGGTCCGGGACACGGTGCGCGCGCAGAGCACGACGCTGAACATCCCCCTGCCGGAGAGCGTGTGGAATGGCCTGATTCCCGGCACGCTCGACCTCGACGGCCTCAACTTCTCGCAGGTCACCCAGACCAGCGGCGCAAGCTGGCTCGCTGGCCTGGAGGGCAAGACCGTCACGCTCGAGGAGCCGGGCCGCGGGGCCCAGGTGGTGACGCTCGTGCGCGCCCGCGACCTGCTGGTGCGCGACGCCCAGGGGCAGTACCGCACGGCGCGTTTCGAAGACCTGCGCTTCTCCGGGGCGCCGCCGGTGGGCGCGCAACTGCCCGCCCAGACGCTGACCTACACCCTGACGCAGCCGGGAAGCGGCACCCTGTCGTACCTCACACGGGCTGTGACGTGGTCTGCGCGCTACACCCTCAGGGCCAGCGCCGCGGGCGCACGTCTCGACGCCCTGGCCGACATCCGCAACGGCACCGAGCTGCCCTACGACGTCAAAGCCACCGAGCTCTACGCGGGTGAGGTGAACCTGTCCGGCAACCCCGTGATGTACCGCGAGTCTGTGCAGGCCGCCCCTGCGTCCGCGCGGGCGCCCAGTGCCCCCAGGATCGGGGCCGAAGGCGAACTTGGAGGCCTTTACCGCTACGCCCTGAGCTCCGCCTTTACGCTGCCTGCCAGCAGCACCGTGACCCTCCCCTTCATCAGACCGAAGCTGACGGGCTTCGAGCGGTACGCCGGGCTGAGCACTGGCTTTTCCACCCAGTCGAGCGAAGGCGTCATGAGCCGCAACTACCGCCTCAAGGCTGGGGAACGCCTCCCCGCCGGGCCCCTGACGGTCCGCGAAGACGGCCGCGTGGTTGGGCAGACCGTCATTTCCGACACCGCGGCTGGCGCGCAGGTTGGCCTCAGCCTGGGGGCAGATCCGGACGTCCGCTACCGCCGCACCGTGCAGCAGCTCAGCGCGTCGAAGAACGCCAGGGGCGACGTGACGAAAGTGACCTACCGCGTGACCTACACCTTCGAGAGCGGCCGGGAACGGGCGGTGCGCGCCGAGGTTCGCGAGTGGATCGGCGGCCCGCGCGTTACCATCGACACGCTGCCCGCGCGCC is a window from the Deinococcus hopiensis KR-140 genome containing:
- a CDS encoding DUF4139 domain-containing protein, which produces MQRFLLLAALLTGAASATDLRIYPSFTEVRDTVRAQSTTLNIPLPESVWNGLIPGTLDLDGLNFSQVTQTSGASWLAGLEGKTVTLEEPGRGAQVVTLVRARDLLVRDAQGQYRTARFEDLRFSGAPPVGAQLPAQTLTYTLTQPGSGTLSYLTRAVTWSARYTLRASAAGARLDALADIRNGTELPYDVKATELYAGEVNLSGNPVMYRESVQAAPASARAPSAPRIGAEGELGGLYRYALSSAFTLPASSTVTLPFIRPKLTGFERYAGLSTGFSTQSSEGVMSRNYRLKAGERLPAGPLTVREDGRVVGQTVISDTAAGAQVGLSLGADPDVRYRRTVQQLSASKNARGDVTKVTYRVTYTFESGRERAVRAEVREWIGGPRVTIDTLPARQEQATAELRADIPAGGKVSKSFTVVIDQAS